CCCAACGCCGCTTGCACGAATACCCCACCGCCAGCCTTGGCGATGTCCCGCAAATCATCCACATTGACCTTGGCAACCACGGTCTTGCCAAAACTGTCGAGCAAGAAACCACCATTGGGGCGCGACACCGGTGCGCCATCCGCCGTGCCAACCGCCAGGATTGACACGCTATAACCACTGCCCCATGCCTCATCCGCTGCCGAAACTGCGCTGGATACGTCTGCGGCCCCATCGGTAATCAACAGGATGCTGCCTTTTTTCATCCCTGCTTGCTGGAGCAGTTCGACCGAACGCTGGATGGCAGGCGTCAGCAGGCTACCCGGCGCGGGCATAATGTCAGGAGTCAGATTTTTCACCTGTTCCTCAATGGTGGCGACATCATCCGTCAACGGCGAAACGGTAAAGGCATCACCAGCAAACACCACCAGACCATTCTGCGCATCCCGACGGGCATTGAGGATATCGAGCAACTTGAAACGCGCCAGGGTCATGCGGTTGGGCTTTTCATCTTCAGCCAGCATCGAGGTGGAAAAATCCATCGCTACCACCAGCGGTTGCTGGTTACGGAACACCGGCACTTCGCGTTTTTCCCAGGCTGGCCCCGCCATCGCCATCACGGCAACCAGCAAAGCCAGCGACAGCAGCACCAGCGGCAGCCAGCTTTGCTTGCCTGCCTTACCACTGAGCACGAACGGCATCAGGTGCTTGTCGACAATGCGTTCCCATTCCCCCTGTCGGTGGGAACGCAACCACCGCATACCCCAAACTGCCGGTATCAGCAGCAGTAGCCAGAGCCATTCAGGGTGCAGAAAATGCAGGTCGTTCACGTCTTACTCCCGTTCTATCCGCAATACGGCAGTCAGTAAAGTCAGCACGAAAGCCGCCAGTAAGGGCCAGCGGAACAGTTCCTGTTGCGGACGCCAATGTTCCGCTTCTTTTTCGACGGGTTCCAACCGATCCAGTTCGGCATAAATATTATGGAACTCCTCGGTGTCACGGGCGCGAAAATACAGTCCACCGGTTTTTTCGGCAATGGCCTTGAGGGTGCGCTCATCCAGATCAGCGGCAGGGTTCATTAACTGAAAACCGAAAATGCTGCGCATCTGGTCACTTTCCGAACCAATACCCACCGTATAAATTTTCAGGCCAGCAGCTGCCGCCATGTCCGCCGCTTCCAGTGGGCTGACGCTACCAGCGGTATTGGCTCCGTCAGTCATCAGGATCAAGACGCGGTTTTTCTCCGGGCTGCCTTGCAGACGTTTAAGGGCAAGGCCGATGGCGTCACCAATCGCAGTGCGCTCCCCCGCCAGCCCGATCGCGGATTCGTTCAACAATTGCAGCACAGTCTGGCGATCAAAGGTCAGTGGAGCCTGCAAGTAAGCCTGATCGCCGAACAGCACCAAACCGATCCGGTCGCCGGTACGCTTGCGGACGAATTCCCCTGCCACCGCCTTGGTCGCCGTCAGCCGGTCAACCACCTGGCCGTTCAGGATGAAATCCTGCTCCTGCATACTGCCTGAAAGGTCAACCGCCAGCATCAGGTCACGCCCGGAAACCGGCATCGCCACAGTATCGCCAATCCACACCGGGCGCGCCGCCGCCACGACCAGCATTAGCCAAGCCAACGTTCCCAACAGCAACGCCAACAAACCATACCAGGAACGCCCCAACAGCTTGCCACCCTGCTGGAAATCGTCCAGAAACGGCACTTTCAACGCTACGCCAGCACTTGCCTGTTTTACCGGCTGCAGCAACCAACGTACCAGAAATGGCGCAGGCAACAGCAGGAACATCCACCACCAGAGGAACTCATACATGTTCCTTCCCCCGCTGCATCCTGATCCAATAGCGTACAGCCAGCACCAGAGTGGATGTTTCCGCCTGGGTTTCCCGGCGGTAAGGCATTTCCGTCAGCAAGTGTTCCAATTTGCCGCTGAACAGTTTTTCCCCCACTTTATCATCGAGAAATTTGACCCAGGCACTGCCGGTCAGGCCGGATACCTGCCGCCGCCCGTAACGGCTGATGGCAACCCGGCGCAGCAACACAGAGAGTTCGCGCAGCAATTCCTTCGTATTCGCGCCATGTTTGGCCTGCAAGCGTTCCAGCTCAAGCAAAGCCAGATCCAGTGACTTTTCGCCACGCTGCTGCCGCCACCGCTTCCAGAACAGGAAGGCAATCACGGCCAGCATCAGCAAGGCCAATCCCCACCAGCCCGGCGCAGGTGGCCACCAGCTAACTGGGTCAGGCAAATGGATGTCGTGCAGTGGCAAGTCTTCCGGATTCATCGCAGCCCCCGCGACAGTTTCAGCAGGCGTTCGTTGTCATTATCGGCAGTTGAAATCTGCACCAGCGGAATGCGGTGGCCACGACTGAAGTCGAGCAGGGTTTTGGCAGCCTGCGTAGCACGCTGGGTATATCGATCGCGCCAGAGCCTTTGCCCCAAGCTGAGCAGCAGGTTACGCTTGCCATCGGTCAGGCGCAGGTTGCCCTGTTGCGGCAGCGTTTCCTCAAACGGGTCGTGGATCGAAAGCAAAGTCACTTGCGAGTGGCGCGCAATCATCGCCAACTGGCGCAATGCATTGGGCGTAGCCTGCCGGAAATCGCTCAGCACAAACACCTGGCTGCCTGGCTGCGCAACCCGGCGCAAGCGCGTCCAGCTGGTTTGCAGGTCTTCGCCCCTGTAAACCACGCCATTTTTCCCCAACGGCTGGATGCGGGTCATATCGCTCAACTGGCGCAGGAAGTGCAAGGCAGCAGAACGGCTGCGGGAAGGCTTGAATTCCACATGTTCGCCGTTTTGCAGGATGCCGCCAATGCGGTCGCCATCCTTGAGGGTTTTCCACAGCAACAGGGCGGCAGTTTCGGCGGCCAGCACCGACTTGAAACGGCCACGGGTGGCGAAAAACATGGAGGGGCGCAAATCCAGCCACAACAGCACCGGCTTTTCGCGTTCTTCCTCGAATACCTTGGTGTGGACGCGCCCGCTGCGCGCCGTCACCCGCCAGTCGATGGTGCGGATGTCGTCGCCGGGCTGATACATGCGCGATTCGGCGAAATCCATCCCACGCCCTTTGTAAACCGAACGGTGCAGACCGGCATGACGGGCGCGGATGTGCTTTTTCGCCAGATACAAAGTGCTGACTTGCGCCTGCAAGCGCAGCAGGGATTGCAGGGAGCTGAAGATGATGCCTTCGCCCCCCCTGCCCCCTTCAACCTTGCTTTGGGTATGGCGTCCGGCAAACGGTACGGCCATCAGGGTACTGCCACCAGTGCCAGCAATTCGTCGATAATGTGGTTGGAGGTCATACCGTCAGCTTCCGCCTCGAAGGTCAGCAGCAGGCGATGGCGTAACACATCGTGGGCGATGGCTTGCACGTCTTCTGGGCTGACGAAATCACGCCCGGCCAGCCAGGCATAAGCGCGGGAACAGCGGTCGAGCGCCAGTGTGGCGCGCGGGCTGCCACCGTAGGCGATGCTGCCAACCAGTGACTTGCCGTAGCGTTCCGGGTTGCGGGTGGCCATTACCAGTTGCAGCAGATAGGTTTCCACTTTTTCTGCCATGTAGATGTTGAGCACATCCTGGCGCGCGAGACGGATATCTTCGCGGCTGACCAACGGGGCAATCGTCTCCTGCTCGTGCCGTACCTGTTGCATGGCCTCCTTGCGCCCCAGGTGCAGAATGACTTTTTCTTCCGCTGGGGTTGGGTAATCAACAACCACATGCATCAGGAAACGGTCGAGTTGCGCCTCCGGCAGGTGGTAAGTGCCTTCCTGTTCGATCGGGTTCTGGGTTGCCATGACCAGGAAAGGTTCGGGCAACTTCCAGGTCGTGCCAGCCACCGTGATCTGGCGCTCGGCCATCGCTTCCAGTAGGGCGGACTGCACCTTGGCGGGCGCACGGTTGATTTCATCAGCCAAGATCAGGTTGTGGAACAGCGGGCCTTTCTGAAAATGGAATGAACCATCGTTGGGGTGGAACACTTCCGTCCCAGTAATATCGGCTGGCAGCAAATCCGGCGTGAACTGCACGCGATGGAAATCCCCCTCAATGCCCTGCCCCAGCATCTGGATAGCACGGGTCTTCGCCAGCCCTGGCGCACCCTCCACCAGCAAATGCCCATCAGCCAGCAAGGCAATCATCAGACGGTTGATCAACGATTTTTGCCCGATGATTTTGCTCTGCAAATACTGGGACAACTTGTCAAAACTTTGTTTTTGGTTCATGTTCGCGGGTAATTTTACGTGAGTGTGGGGCGAAATATACGCGCCCTGTTCCGGTCGTTTCAAGTTAATCATCGTTAATCCATTAGCCCATTTAGAGCCTTATCCATGAACATGCAGACACAGATTGAGCAGAAAATCCAGCAGGCCATGCAACCTGATTTCCTCGAAGTCATCAACGAAAGCCACATGCACAACGTACCGCCCGGCTCCGAGTCGCATTTCAAGGTGACGGTTGTCAGCGGGCAGTTCAACGGGAAAATGCTGATTGCGCGGCATCGGCAGATCAATGGCATCCTGGCGGAAGAGCTGAACGGGAAGATTCATGCGCTGGCGCTGCATACCATGACGCCGGAGGAGTATTTCGAGAAAGCAGGCAAGGTGGCGGATTCGCCGTTGTGCATGGGTGGCGGGAAAGGTTAACGTGCTATTCTTGCCGAAGATAAATCCCCCTTCCCCCTTTTGCAAAGGGGGGAGCAAAAGTTGAGGCAAGCGAGATGGCTTACAGTGATTTTTCCTTAAAGAAAGTGAAAGACAGCTTTGGCTTACAGTTGGTTGAGGGTGATTCACTTTTTGCGGCAGTGCCGCCGGTCGCTGTCAGCCAGTTATTGCAGGCGACGCTGGCGCGCAACCTGCCGCTGGCGCAGGCCATCAATACCGAGAAAGCCCGTTCTGAGTTGTTAATCATTAACTTGCTGTTGGAAGTTAAAGAGCAATTGCAAGGCAGGATCAGCCTATTTTCCGGCATTGATTTCACCGTGGACAAAGAACGCGGGCTGGCTGGGTATTGCGACTACATCATTGGCGGCTCACCGGAACAATTTTATCTGGATAGCCCCGTTGTTGTCGTAGTGGAAGCCAAGAACGAAAACATTGTTTCCGGGCTGGGGCAATGTGTTGCGGAAATGTACGCCGCGCAGCTTTTCAACCAACAGGAAGGCAAGCCGCACCCCTATATTTATGGCGCGGTCACAACTGGTGATGAATGGAAATTCCTCAGACTGTCCGGCAATGCCGTTTCCGTAGACAAAGACAGCTACTTCATCAGTGAGGCAGGCAGGATTATTGGGATTCTAGTGATGATGGCGGGTGGTTAGTCCTTCCTGAGGGGCTAACCGTTAATTGTTAACCACGAACCCTGGGTGGGTGGTAATTGTAGTACCTCCCACGTTTGGCTTTTACTGTTTTGTTTGGATTCCTCCGTTCAGTAGCCTTGACAACATCCAGCACAACCCATGCACCATTACATAGCCTCCTCCCTACATGACAGCAATCACTATCAATGGTGGTATTGATAGCAACAAAATTAGTCGAGTTTGAGCCAATATTGGAACGTGGCAGGTACACTACTGGTGGTATAAAACATACACACCCCTAAAGTAATAAAGAAATTACAAATTTCATCATGATAAAATAAATAGCACGTGTGATTACCCTAGGAAGGTGTGTGGCTTTGGAAAACGGACAACAAAATGGGACTAATTACTGGAAAATAGGACTACGCATCATACAGACATTTGTAGGTGTGGTTGTCAGTTTCTATGCCTCACTACTCACGATATTTTTTGCTTTCGAAAAAGTAAACCAAGTATTTGATCTTCCTGAGAAAATTAATAAAATAAGTAATGAGATTCATGAAAAAAGCACAACATTTGAGAACAAAGTAGACGCAACAAACAAAGACATCATACAAAGATTAGAAACCGTGGATAAAAACATAAAAGCAATGGACGCCGAAGCGCAAAGTTCCCACACAAACTCATTTCTTGCCAACGGTTTTAAAGATATTAAAATCAGAAAGAGTGACAAAAGAGATAAAGATCAAACAACCATTTATTATGACGCAAGTAGTGGTAATTTTTCAGAACTGATTGAAGACGGGGCAAAACATAAATACTTCATTATCCTCAAGAATGAGAACGGTGATTCCCAGCCTTACCTGCTTTCCAAGTTTAGAGGCATAAGCAATAAGAATAAATCTATAAACCAATCAGGTACAGACATAACATTTGAAGTGTCTGAATCAATTTTTAATGCTTTAGGTGGGACTGACGGCTCAATCTTCCTGCAAGTGCAAGCAAAAACAATACTTCGGGAGAAAATCTCACCTTAGAAACCTGAACTGCCTGCGTAACCCCAAGAAACTTTTAAAATCAATTGGCTACATCAAAGAAGCAGGGTTCCCGTTTTCCATGAAATCCAACAGTTCGTCAATTAAATATTGATGGCTGGCGATGGCTGACCTATACTACTTCACACATTAAGTAATAATGGATAATCCATTATGGACAGTTTATACCTTGCATTACCCATAATAGTAGGGGTGGCAATTGTTTTCGCTATCGAAGTTGTCTTGAAGAAAATGGGCAAGAATGGAAAAAGACGGATAAAACATGACGCTAAGCATGTTTATGAACACCACTAAAGATTTAGGTGAATCCTCCGTCTGTTCATTGCGTATAGTTAACCCTCCTATTTTTTCATCACAACTTGTACAGGTGAATGAGTTTTTGCGTAGATTGTATAGAAATTTATATACATAACGTGCACAACTTCCTCTGCCAGCAAACTGACTCCACCCTGCGCTGATACCCATCGAACCGGGAAAGCCCGGAGATACCGGGCTTCTGTGAAACATGTTTCAAAATGTATTCGTGCTGGCTTTAGCCTATCCCCAACACAAACAGCACCACATCACACTTGGTAATGATCCAGTTTACCAGTGCCGTTTCCGTGAAGAAGATGCCCAGTGCAGCATCCATAGATGAATTTTTGACCGTCAAGCAAGCACGACATGCTTCTGGAAAGGAAATCGCTTTCCTGCTCTTTAAGTCAGGTAGAATTACTTGTTGCATCAATTTCTGCATAAAATGATGCCCACATAATACAGACAGATACACCACCATGCGCACAACCCTCAACCTCGATGATGAACTATTATACCACGCCATCGAA
The sequence above is drawn from the Thiothrix nivea DSM 5205 genome and encodes:
- a CDS encoding DUF4381 domain-containing protein; its protein translation is MNPEDLPLHDIHLPDPVSWWPPAPGWWGLALLMLAVIAFLFWKRWRQQRGEKSLDLALLELERLQAKHGANTKELLRELSVLLRRVAISRYGRRQVSGLTGSAWVKFLDDKVGEKLFSGKLEHLLTEMPYRRETQAETSTLVLAVRYWIRMQRGKEHV
- a CDS encoding vWA domain-containing protein, with the translated sequence MYEFLWWWMFLLLPAPFLVRWLLQPVKQASAGVALKVPFLDDFQQGGKLLGRSWYGLLALLLGTLAWLMLVVAAARPVWIGDTVAMPVSGRDLMLAVDLSGSMQEQDFILNGQVVDRLTATKAVAGEFVRKRTGDRIGLVLFGDQAYLQAPLTFDRQTVLQLLNESAIGLAGERTAIGDAIGLALKRLQGSPEKNRVLILMTDGANTAGSVSPLEAADMAAAAGLKIYTVGIGSESDQMRSIFGFQLMNPAADLDERTLKAIAEKTGGLYFRARDTEEFHNIYAELDRLEPVEKEAEHWRPQQELFRWPLLAAFVLTLLTAVLRIERE
- a CDS encoding AAA family ATPase, producing MNQKQSFDKLSQYLQSKIIGQKSLINRLMIALLADGHLLVEGAPGLAKTRAIQMLGQGIEGDFHRVQFTPDLLPADITGTEVFHPNDGSFHFQKGPLFHNLILADEINRAPAKVQSALLEAMAERQITVAGTTWKLPEPFLVMATQNPIEQEGTYHLPEAQLDRFLMHVVVDYPTPAEEKVILHLGRKEAMQQVRHEQETIAPLVSREDIRLARQDVLNIYMAEKVETYLLQLVMATRNPERYGKSLVGSIAYGGSPRATLALDRCSRAYAWLAGRDFVSPEDVQAIAHDVLRHRLLLTFEAEADGMTSNHIIDELLALVAVP
- a CDS encoding DUF58 domain-containing protein, with translation MAVPFAGRHTQSKVEGGRGGEGIIFSSLQSLLRLQAQVSTLYLAKKHIRARHAGLHRSVYKGRGMDFAESRMYQPGDDIRTIDWRVTARSGRVHTKVFEEEREKPVLLWLDLRPSMFFATRGRFKSVLAAETAALLLWKTLKDGDRIGGILQNGEHVEFKPSRSRSAALHFLRQLSDMTRIQPLGKNGVVYRGEDLQTSWTRLRRVAQPGSQVFVLSDFRQATPNALRQLAMIARHSQVTLLSIHDPFEETLPQQGNLRLTDGKRNLLLSLGQRLWRDRYTQRATQAAKTLLDFSRGHRIPLVQISTADNDNERLLKLSRGLR
- a CDS encoding BolA family protein, which gives rise to MNMQTQIEQKIQQAMQPDFLEVINESHMHNVPPGSESHFKVTVVSGQFNGKMLIARHRQINGILAEELNGKIHALALHTMTPEEYFEKAGKVADSPLCMGGGKG